In the Helianthus annuus cultivar XRQ/B chromosome 11, HanXRQr2.0-SUNRISE, whole genome shotgun sequence genome, one interval contains:
- the LOC118483921 gene encoding uncharacterized protein LOC118483921 produces the protein MLTDSDSEEPFTSESIDWDAPEPNIIWMPSSCSRFRISVKVAKAMGIDHCRTVTIQRRGVETTLNVSAEPKRGKKKNRFTVLGWSAWVRENNIKQGYLCVLEWYEDMPTLFVRDVIKE, from the exons ATGCTAACAGATTCGGACTCAGAAGAACCTTTCACTTCGGAATCAATTGACTGGGACGCACCAGAACCAAATATCATTTGGATGCCGTCCTCTTGTTCACGTTTT CGGATATCGGTAAAGGTCGCAAAAGCCATGGGAATCGATCACTGCCGTACGGTGACCATTCAAAGGCGTGGTGTCGAAACCACTTTGAACGTCTCGGCTGAACCAAAAAGAGGAAAAAAGAAAAACAGGTTTACTGTATTGGGATGGTCAGCATGGGTTCGTGAAAACAACATCAAGCAGGGTTATCTTTGCGTTTTAGAGTGGTATGAGGATATGCCTACACTCTTTGTTAGGGATGTAATCAAAGAATAA